A part of Verrucomicrobiota bacterium JB022 genomic DNA contains:
- a CDS encoding aldo/keto reductase — protein sequence MQRRIFDHLGTPVSEIGLGCWQLGGDFGQNAPRQAEQILRTAVEQGITFFDTADVYGAGESEKFVGKVLNELGRERFFIASKVGRTGDLYPDQYTEAKVRAHVEESLQRLQIDTLDLIQLHCIPNEVVEQGEIFQWLRRLKEEGKIRSFGASVESMDDALSALKQRDLSSLQIIFNIFRQKPVERVLEMAHQQGVAIIVRLPLASGLLSGKMRYDTRFEEQDHRHYNRDGAAFNVGETFAGLPFEQGVELADQLKAYVPNGYTMAQFAQRWILDQPSVTTIITGASRPDQVVANAAVSHLPPLSPTLHAQLATFYQQRVVQHIRGPY from the coding sequence ATGCAACGTCGCATCTTTGATCATCTGGGTACCCCCGTTTCTGAAATTGGCCTCGGCTGCTGGCAGCTAGGAGGCGACTTCGGCCAGAATGCCCCGCGCCAGGCCGAGCAGATCCTGCGCACTGCGGTGGAGCAGGGGATCACCTTCTTCGACACGGCAGACGTCTACGGCGCGGGCGAATCGGAAAAGTTCGTCGGCAAAGTCCTGAACGAGCTGGGCCGCGAACGCTTTTTCATCGCCTCCAAAGTGGGGCGCACGGGCGACCTTTACCCCGACCAGTATACGGAGGCAAAGGTGCGTGCACATGTCGAGGAGTCGCTGCAGCGGCTGCAGATCGATACGCTCGACTTGATCCAGTTGCACTGCATCCCCAACGAGGTGGTGGAGCAGGGGGAGATCTTCCAGTGGCTGCGCAGGCTGAAGGAGGAGGGCAAGATCCGCTCCTTCGGGGCGAGCGTCGAGTCGATGGACGACGCGCTGAGCGCCCTGAAGCAGCGCGACCTGTCCTCGCTGCAGATCATCTTCAACATCTTCCGTCAAAAGCCGGTGGAGCGCGTGCTGGAAATGGCGCACCAGCAAGGCGTCGCGATCATCGTGCGCCTGCCGCTGGCCAGCGGGCTGCTCTCCGGCAAGATGCGTTACGATACCCGGTTCGAGGAGCAGGACCACCGCCACTACAACCGAGATGGCGCGGCTTTCAATGTGGGTGAGACTTTTGCGGGTCTACCGTTCGAGCAAGGGGTGGAGCTGGCTGATCAGTTGAAGGCCTATGTGCCCAACGGCTACACCATGGCCCAGTTCGCTCAACGCTGGATCCTCGACCAACCGTCGGTCACGACGATCATTACTGGCGCATCGCGACCGGATCAGGTCGTGGCCAATGCGGCCGTCTCGCACCTTCCGCCGCTTTCGCCGACCTTGCACGCGCAGTTGGCCACTTTCTACCAACAGCGCGTCGTGCAGCACATCCGCGGGCCGTACTGA
- a CDS encoding ribosomal protein L7/L12 — translation MDEQTQQQLLTGGLWILLAVVAVVIAAFVVIRGSLGVKNARVSPLLETRLRQLVAEGHKIKAVKELRGSTGMSLRDAKRHVDQLAASEPLSPAPQRSAAGVQIPADTRDKAIRQLKARNKIGAIKTVKEDTGLGLAEAKKLVEQIEAELRGS, via the coding sequence GTGGACGAACAAACCCAACAACAGTTGCTGACGGGCGGCCTCTGGATCCTGCTCGCCGTGGTGGCCGTGGTCATCGCCGCCTTTGTCGTGATCCGGGGCAGCCTGGGCGTAAAAAACGCGCGCGTCTCGCCCTTGCTCGAAACGCGGCTGCGGCAACTGGTGGCAGAGGGCCACAAGATCAAGGCGGTAAAGGAACTGCGCGGCAGCACCGGCATGAGCCTGCGCGACGCCAAGCGCCATGTCGACCAACTGGCGGCAAGCGAACCGTTGAGCCCGGCTCCCCAACGCTCCGCCGCCGGCGTACAAATCCCCGCCGACACGCGCGATAAAGCCATCCGCCAGCTTAAGGCGCGCAATAAGATCGGCGCGATCAAGACGGTAAAGGAAGACACCGGACTGGGCCTCGCCGAAGCCAAAAAACTGGTCGAGCAGATCGAAGCCGAGCTACGTGGCAGTTGA
- the ubiE gene encoding bifunctional demethylmenaquinone methyltransferase/2-methoxy-6-polyprenyl-1,4-benzoquinol methylase UbiE, producing the protein MPEGKAVQSMFAGIAGRYDVANHLLSFGVDYHWRKVLVNRVAARRPQDVVDLATGSGDVAFALKKRLGADVTVQGLDFCEPMLDEARRKQKGDALTESIRFAFGDCLNLPLADQSVDVITISFGLRNLEDRHRGLQEMRRALRPGGALLVLEFTQPDAWLRPFYYAYLKGVLPLVAKAITSDKGAYEYLGGSIASFPARPALAEEMRAAGFDHVTYRGLTGGIVALHEASVKG; encoded by the coding sequence ATGCCTGAAGGGAAGGCCGTCCAGTCCATGTTCGCCGGCATTGCCGGGCGCTACGATGTCGCCAACCACCTGCTGAGCTTTGGCGTCGATTACCATTGGCGCAAAGTGCTGGTCAACCGCGTGGCCGCACGCCGTCCGCAGGACGTGGTCGACCTCGCAACCGGCAGCGGCGACGTCGCCTTTGCGCTCAAGAAGCGCCTGGGTGCCGACGTGACCGTGCAGGGTCTCGACTTCTGCGAGCCGATGCTCGACGAGGCCCGCCGCAAGCAAAAAGGCGACGCCTTGACCGAAAGCATCCGCTTTGCCTTTGGCGACTGCCTCAACCTGCCGCTGGCAGACCAGAGCGTCGATGTGATCACGATTTCCTTCGGCCTGCGCAATCTCGAGGACCGCCACCGCGGTCTGCAGGAGATGCGCCGCGCACTGCGCCCGGGCGGTGCCCTGCTCGTGCTGGAGTTTACCCAACCCGACGCCTGGCTGCGCCCCTTCTACTATGCTTACCTGAAAGGGGTGCTACCACTGGTCGCCAAAGCCATCACGAGCGACAAGGGGGCCTACGAATACCTCGGCGGCAGCATCGCGAGCTTCCCCGCCCGCCCGGCCCTCGCCGAAGAGATGCGCGCCGCCGGCTTTGACCACGTCACCTACCGCGGCCTCACCGGCGGCATCGTCGCCCTCCACGAGGCAAGCGTGAAGGGGTAG
- the glpQ gene encoding glycerophosphodiester phosphodiesterase, translating into MKKNLSRAVLALLTLPLGLMAASPIVIAHRGASGYLPEHTLAAKALAHAMGADYLEQDVVLTKDGVPIILHDIHLDGTTDVEAKFPGRAREDGHYYAIDFTLDEVRQLNAHERQSERTGELVFPQRFGLGLARLPVPTLEEEIDFIQRLNRTTGRNAGLYVELKQPTFHTREGQDIAAIVAELLARYGYAQADDKCYIQCFESGALKQLREAGCELPLVQLIGRPGSEGDPQDDFAAMQTPDGLKQVATYANGLGPSIGQVIAPDEDGTYRPLPLTADAHRAGLVIHPYTLRRDSLPDGISEDDLFKLLFHTAAIDGLFTDFPDDAVNYWVKKGGQPLGEVRLR; encoded by the coding sequence ATGAAAAAGAACCTCTCGCGCGCCGTGCTGGCGCTGCTTACGCTGCCGCTCGGACTTATGGCAGCATCACCCATCGTCATCGCCCACCGGGGTGCCAGTGGCTACCTGCCCGAGCACACTCTGGCGGCCAAAGCCCTCGCCCACGCCATGGGCGCCGACTACCTGGAGCAGGACGTCGTGCTGACCAAAGACGGCGTGCCCATCATCCTCCACGACATCCACCTCGACGGCACGACCGACGTGGAGGCCAAGTTCCCCGGGCGCGCCCGCGAAGATGGCCACTATTACGCGATCGACTTCACGCTCGACGAGGTTCGCCAGCTCAACGCGCACGAACGCCAGAGCGAGCGCACGGGCGAGCTGGTCTTCCCGCAGCGCTTCGGTCTCGGCCTGGCCCGCCTGCCGGTGCCGACCCTGGAGGAAGAGATCGACTTCATCCAACGCCTCAACCGCACGACCGGACGCAATGCGGGCCTCTACGTCGAGCTCAAGCAGCCGACCTTTCACACCCGCGAAGGGCAGGACATCGCCGCCATCGTTGCGGAGCTGCTCGCCCGTTATGGCTACGCGCAGGCCGACGACAAGTGCTACATCCAGTGCTTTGAATCCGGCGCGCTCAAACAACTGCGCGAGGCAGGCTGCGAGCTGCCGCTGGTGCAACTCATCGGCCGCCCCGGTAGCGAAGGCGACCCGCAAGACGACTTTGCCGCCATGCAAACGCCAGATGGGCTGAAACAGGTGGCCACCTATGCCAACGGTCTCGGCCCTTCCATCGGCCAAGTGATCGCGCCAGACGAAGACGGCACCTACCGCCCTCTACCGCTTACCGCCGACGCCCATCGCGCGGGCCTCGTCATCCACCCCTACACGCTCCGCCGCGACAGTCTGCCCGACGGCATCAGCGAAGACGACCTCTTCAAGCTGCTCTTTCACACCGCCGCCATCGACGGCCTCTTCACCGACTTCCCCGACGACGCGGTGAATTATTGGGTAAAGAAAGGCGGGCAGCCTCTTGGCGAAGTTCGGCTGCGATAG
- a CDS encoding ATP-dependent Clp protease proteolytic subunit, whose translation MNPFPRFDDDDDESPEETPEKLEKPKPSHLSEVMQRKFLEERKIFFWSDVNDKSARVATEQLLYLEAMDPGKEITIYLNSPGGSITAGMAVYDTMKLITSPICVVVVGLAASMGSIFLCGGTKGRRLLYPHSRVLIHQPLIMGTMRGAAVDIHIQAQEMEKIREEMNRILAEASGQPLERIQRDTDRDFYLNAKEAIEYGLADEIVTQAI comes from the coding sequence ATGAATCCTTTTCCGCGTTTTGACGACGACGATGACGAGTCTCCCGAAGAGACCCCTGAGAAGCTGGAAAAGCCCAAGCCGTCGCACCTGAGCGAAGTCATGCAGCGCAAGTTCCTCGAAGAGCGCAAAATCTTCTTCTGGAGCGACGTGAACGACAAGAGCGCCCGTGTGGCCACCGAGCAGCTCCTCTACCTCGAGGCGATGGACCCGGGCAAGGAGATCACCATCTACCTCAACAGCCCCGGCGGCTCGATCACCGCAGGTATGGCCGTTTACGACACGATGAAGCTGATCACCAGCCCGATTTGCGTCGTGGTGGTGGGCCTCGCCGCGTCGATGGGCTCGATTTTCCTCTGCGGCGGCACCAAGGGCCGTCGCCTGCTCTACCCGCACAGCCGTGTGCTGATCCACCAACCGCTGATCATGGGCACCATGCGCGGCGCGGCGGTGGACATCCACATCCAGGCCCAGGAAATGGAGAAGATCCGCGAAGAGATGAACCGCATCCTCGCCGAAGCCTCCGGTCAGCCGCTGGAGCGCATCCAGCGCGACACCGACCGCGACTTCTACCTCAATGCCAAGGAAGCGATCGAATACGGCCTCGCCGACGAGATCGTGACCCAGGCCATCTAA